From Mycolicibacterium cosmeticum, a single genomic window includes:
- a CDS encoding SDR family NAD(P)-dependent oxidoreductase, with the protein MADLQHKVAFVTGASSGLGAETARLLSRQGATVFGIGRDAARLAEVFADVPHGSYAVVDVTSAQACRDAVQECVARWGGLDILVNVAGRHQMRRAETLTDEDWAEDLAVNLTGPASLCRAALPHLLDRGGNIVNVASIAGVEGQAYSAGYCAAKHGLIGLTRALAVEYTKDRLRVNAVCPGGMLTPQIEQFSPPENPDFDLILRSAAPRGFMQPLDVANMIAFLASDAAAAIHGAVYRVDNGKVAG; encoded by the coding sequence ATGGCCGACCTGCAACACAAGGTCGCGTTCGTCACCGGGGCGTCGTCCGGACTCGGAGCCGAGACGGCCCGGCTGCTGTCACGCCAGGGCGCAACCGTTTTCGGTATCGGCAGGGATGCCGCCCGCCTGGCGGAGGTGTTCGCCGACGTGCCCCACGGTTCCTACGCCGTCGTCGACGTGACCTCCGCGCAGGCCTGCCGCGACGCGGTGCAAGAGTGCGTCGCGCGGTGGGGCGGCCTGGACATTCTGGTCAACGTGGCGGGCCGACATCAGATGCGCCGCGCGGAAACGCTGACCGATGAGGACTGGGCCGAAGACCTCGCCGTCAATCTTACCGGCCCGGCGTCGCTGTGCCGGGCCGCCCTACCGCATCTGCTTGACCGCGGCGGGAACATCGTCAACGTCGCGTCCATCGCCGGGGTAGAAGGTCAGGCGTACTCGGCCGGGTACTGCGCGGCCAAGCACGGCCTGATCGGGCTCACCCGAGCGCTCGCGGTCGAGTACACCAAGGACCGCCTTCGGGTGAACGCCGTGTGCCCCGGTGGGATGCTCACCCCGCAGATCGAGCAGTTCAGCCCACCCGAGAATCCGGACTTCGACCTCATCCTGCGCTCCGCCGCGCCACGCGGATTCATGCAACCGCTGGACGTGGCCAACATGATCGCCTTCCTGGCCAGCGATGCGGCGGCCGCCATCCACGGTGCGGTCTACCGCGTCGACAACGGCAAGGTTGCCGGCTAG
- a CDS encoding DUF2510 domain-containing protein, translating into MTYSTGTPPGWFPDPTTGGLRWWDGRQWTEHRQPVPQQAHPAPGLYVPPQWVHDVAAAQARHKTRSRIIAVIAAVVLVAGGIGWYVLAQNTSSTDWYQEGYDIGYHKAGAVSAMGQDPDDACHLALIGKINLGDNPRLRRNRELRRGCVQGVQDYLKDHGPMPGLR; encoded by the coding sequence ATGACCTACAGCACCGGCACTCCCCCAGGCTGGTTCCCCGACCCGACCACCGGAGGGCTGCGTTGGTGGGATGGGCGGCAGTGGACGGAGCACCGTCAACCCGTTCCGCAACAAGCACATCCCGCGCCCGGACTCTACGTGCCGCCGCAGTGGGTCCACGATGTGGCGGCGGCGCAGGCCAGGCACAAGACACGCAGCCGAATCATCGCCGTGATCGCCGCCGTCGTCCTGGTGGCGGGTGGCATCGGTTGGTACGTCTTGGCGCAGAACACGTCCTCCACGGACTGGTACCAGGAGGGCTACGACATCGGCTACCACAAGGCCGGTGCGGTGAGTGCAATGGGCCAGGACCCGGACGACGCGTGCCATCTGGCGTTGATCGGAAAGATCAACTTGGGCGACAATCCACGCCTCCGTCGCAACCGCGAGCTCCGACGCGGTTGCGTCCAAGGAGTGCAGGACTACCTCAAGGACCACGGACCCATGCCGGGTTTGAGATAG
- a CDS encoding MspA family porin, which translates to MAQVVRRSLAAAMCIVISATVTSPAQADPDVEPVAATTAPDDGRVASNEPAVVNTPDGWTLTLGAKDESQVPVPPLTTAVSSREYLSSGTFIGSLRGPDEPRGVFEVGYEIGCGIDMSTSNGVTMAGSAGITPTLGVSGPLAALPTTVVPAVSTPVNGVITVGLKPGLVIVVPVDKKEFKSADPWVMITNFHVKIDGCVGQSFIRSYATLIRRTDQSDVVLSYVGVTKSV; encoded by the coding sequence ATGGCCCAGGTCGTCCGCCGATCGCTCGCTGCCGCCATGTGCATCGTCATCTCTGCGACCGTCACATCGCCGGCGCAGGCTGACCCCGATGTCGAGCCCGTCGCAGCGACGACGGCCCCGGACGACGGCCGCGTTGCTTCCAACGAGCCCGCCGTCGTCAACACCCCTGACGGCTGGACCCTCACGCTCGGCGCCAAGGACGAGTCACAGGTGCCGGTACCGCCGTTGACAACCGCGGTCTCATCTCGCGAGTACCTCTCCAGCGGAACCTTCATCGGCTCACTACGTGGACCCGATGAGCCCCGCGGTGTGTTCGAGGTCGGCTACGAAATCGGCTGTGGAATCGACATGAGCACCTCCAATGGTGTGACGATGGCCGGAAGCGCGGGCATCACCCCAACGCTGGGCGTATCGGGACCACTGGCCGCCCTGCCGACGACGGTGGTGCCGGCCGTTTCGACGCCTGTCAACGGAGTCATCACCGTCGGACTCAAACCCGGTCTGGTGATTGTGGTGCCCGTCGACAAGAAGGAATTCAAGAGCGCGGATCCCTGGGTGATGATCACGAACTTCCACGTCAAGATCGACGGTTGCGTGGGACAGTCCTTCATCCGCTCGTACGCCACGCTGATCAGGCGCACCGACCAGTCGGATGTCGTACTGTCTTACGTCGGCGTCACCAAATCGGTGTAG
- a CDS encoding Rieske 2Fe-2S domain-containing protein: MTTDIDDVREIDTGRPMQRFARGWHCVGLAADFRDGTPHAVNAFGTRLVVFEDSQGRLQVLDAYCRHMGGDLSQGSVKGDSVACPFHDWRWDGATGKCSLVPYAKRTPRLARTRRWPTGEVNGQLLVWHDPEGSQPPAELFPPTIDGYDEGRWSPWSWNSILIEGSHCREIVDNNVDMAHFFYIHHAYPTYFKNVIEGHTASQFMESKARPDTTKNYEKLWEGTKLRSEATYFGPAYMINWLHNDVAPDFTIEVALINCHYPVTHDSFVLQWGVAVQLIPGMPPENAAKLAKAMSRSFGEGFLEDVEIWKHKSRIDNPLLTEEDGAVYQHRRWYEQFYVDLADVTSDMTDRFELEVDTTHANEFWRREVADNLQQAGA; this comes from the coding sequence ATGACGACAGACATCGACGACGTCCGCGAGATCGACACCGGTCGGCCCATGCAGCGCTTCGCGCGTGGGTGGCATTGCGTCGGGCTGGCCGCGGACTTCCGCGACGGGACGCCGCATGCCGTCAACGCGTTCGGCACCCGGTTGGTGGTGTTCGAGGACTCGCAGGGCCGCCTCCAGGTGCTCGACGCCTATTGCCGGCACATGGGTGGTGATCTGTCGCAGGGTTCGGTGAAGGGCGATTCGGTGGCCTGCCCGTTTCACGACTGGCGCTGGGACGGCGCGACCGGTAAGTGCTCGCTGGTGCCCTACGCCAAACGCACTCCGCGGCTGGCCCGTACCCGGCGCTGGCCCACGGGTGAGGTGAACGGCCAGCTACTGGTATGGCACGACCCCGAGGGCTCCCAGCCCCCGGCTGAGCTGTTCCCCCCGACCATCGACGGCTACGACGAGGGGCGGTGGTCACCGTGGTCCTGGAACTCGATCCTCATCGAGGGCTCGCACTGCCGCGAAATCGTCGACAACAACGTCGACATGGCGCACTTCTTCTACATCCATCACGCATACCCCACCTACTTCAAGAACGTCATCGAGGGACACACCGCCTCGCAGTTCATGGAATCCAAGGCGCGCCCCGACACCACCAAGAACTACGAAAAGCTCTGGGAGGGAACAAAGCTGCGCTCGGAGGCCACCTACTTCGGGCCCGCCTACATGATCAACTGGCTGCACAACGACGTCGCGCCCGATTTCACGATCGAGGTGGCCCTGATCAACTGCCACTACCCGGTGACCCACGATTCGTTCGTCCTGCAGTGGGGCGTGGCCGTGCAGCTGATCCCGGGCATGCCCCCGGAGAACGCCGCCAAGCTCGCCAAGGCGATGAGCCGGTCGTTCGGCGAAGGTTTCCTGGAGGACGTCGAGATCTGGAAGCACAAGAGCCGCATCGACAACCCGCTGCTCACCGAAGAGGACGGCGCGGTGTATCAGCACCGGCGTTGGTATGAGCAGTTCTACGTCGATCTCGCCGATGTCACCAGCGATATGACCGATCGCTTCGAGTTGGAGGTGGACACCACGCACGCCAACGAATTCTGGCGGCGCGAAGTGGCCGACAATCTCCAGCAGGCCGGGGCGTGA
- the ctaD gene encoding aa3-type cytochrome oxidase subunit I — protein MVAEAPPIGELEARRPFPQRVGPNGNLVYKLITTTDHKLIGIMYCVACFMFFMVGGLMALLMRAELVRPGLQFLSNEQYNQLFTMHGTAMLLFYATPIVFGFANLVLPLQIGAPDVAFPRLNALSFWLFFFGALIALAGFITPNGAADFGWTAYTPLSDAVHSPGAGADLWILGIAVGGLGTILGAVNMITTVVCMRAPGMTMFRMPIFTWNILVTSVLVLVIFPLLTAALFALAADRRLGAHIYDPANGGMVLYQHLFWFFGHPEVYVIALPFFGIISEVVPVFSRKPIFGYTTLIYATFAIGALSVAVWAHHMYATGAVLLPFFSFMTFLIAVPTGIKFFNWIGTMWKGTLTFETPMLFAVGFMVTFLLGGLSGVLLASPPLDFHVTDSYFVVAHFHYTLFGTIVFATYAGIYFWFPKMTGRLLDERWGKLHFWLTFIGFHTTFLVQHWLGDEGMPRRYADYLPTDGFTTLNVVSSIGAFILGISTLPFVWNVFKSWRYGEPVVVDDPWGYGNSLEWATSCPPPRHNFTELPRIRSERPAFELHYPHMVERMRAEAHVRAPGHTDQSGAPDQLTSDHPR, from the coding sequence GTGGTAGCCGAAGCACCCCCGATCGGAGAACTCGAGGCACGGCGTCCGTTCCCGCAACGGGTGGGCCCCAACGGCAACCTGGTCTACAAGCTGATCACGACGACCGATCACAAATTGATCGGCATCATGTACTGCGTCGCGTGTTTCATGTTCTTCATGGTCGGCGGCCTGATGGCGTTGCTGATGCGTGCCGAGCTGGTGCGGCCGGGTTTGCAGTTCCTGTCCAACGAGCAGTACAACCAGTTGTTCACCATGCACGGCACGGCGATGCTGCTGTTCTACGCCACCCCGATCGTGTTCGGCTTCGCCAATCTGGTGCTGCCGCTGCAGATCGGCGCCCCGGATGTCGCTTTCCCGCGGCTGAATGCACTGTCGTTCTGGCTGTTCTTCTTCGGCGCGCTGATTGCGCTTGCCGGGTTCATCACTCCCAACGGCGCAGCAGATTTTGGCTGGACCGCCTATACGCCCCTCTCGGATGCCGTGCACAGCCCAGGCGCCGGGGCCGACCTGTGGATCCTGGGTATTGCCGTGGGCGGTCTGGGCACCATCCTGGGTGCGGTCAACATGATCACCACGGTGGTGTGCATGCGCGCCCCTGGTATGACGATGTTCCGGATGCCGATTTTCACCTGGAACATCTTGGTGACATCGGTACTGGTCCTGGTGATCTTCCCCTTGCTGACCGCGGCGCTGTTCGCGCTCGCCGCCGACCGCCGACTGGGTGCGCACATCTATGACCCCGCCAACGGCGGCATGGTCCTCTATCAGCACCTGTTCTGGTTTTTCGGCCACCCCGAGGTCTATGTCATCGCGCTGCCGTTCTTCGGGATCATCAGCGAAGTGGTGCCGGTGTTCTCGCGTAAGCCGATCTTCGGTTACACCACCCTGATCTACGCGACGTTTGCGATCGGGGCTTTGTCGGTGGCCGTGTGGGCGCACCACATGTACGCCACCGGAGCCGTTCTGTTGCCGTTCTTCTCGTTCATGACGTTCCTCATCGCGGTGCCCACCGGGATCAAGTTCTTCAACTGGATCGGCACCATGTGGAAGGGCACACTCACGTTCGAGACACCCATGTTGTTCGCGGTGGGCTTCATGGTGACGTTCCTGCTCGGTGGCCTGTCCGGCGTGCTGCTGGCCAGCCCGCCGCTGGACTTCCACGTCACCGATTCGTATTTCGTGGTGGCTCATTTCCACTACACCTTGTTCGGCACCATCGTGTTCGCCACCTACGCGGGCATCTACTTCTGGTTCCCGAAGATGACGGGCCGCCTGCTCGACGAACGCTGGGGCAAGCTGCACTTCTGGTTGACGTTCATCGGTTTTCACACCACCTTCCTGGTGCAGCACTGGCTCGGTGACGAGGGCATGCCCCGTCGGTACGCCGACTACCTGCCCACCGACGGGTTCACCACGCTCAACGTCGTCTCGTCGATCGGCGCGTTCATCCTGGGCATCTCGACGCTGCCGTTCGTGTGGAACGTGTTCAAGAGCTGGCGCTACGGGGAACCGGTTGTGGTGGACGATCCGTGGGGTTACGGCAACTCGCTGGAGTGGGCCACCTCGTGCCCGCCGCCGCGGCACAACTTCACCGAGCTGCCCCGGATCCGGTCCGAGCGGCCGGCGTTCGAGCTGCACTACCCGCACATGGTCGAGCGGATGCGCGCCGAGGCGCATGTGCGTGCGCCGGGGCACACCGACCAATCCGGCGCGCCCGATCAACTGACTTCAGATCATCCGCGGTAG
- a CDS encoding VIT1/CCC1 transporter family protein — protein sequence MAMSHPAEPHTGSVSSKLNWLRAGVLGANDGIVSTAGIVVGVAAATVERGPILMAGIAGLAAGAVSMALGEYVSVSTQRDTERALLTKERSELRDDPAAELEELKQIYAAKGLSESTAQAVATELTAHDAFAAHVEAELGIDPDDLTNPWQAAFSSAAAFITGALLPLLAILLPPPSARIPVTVVAVLVALAITGSVSARLGGAPRGRAVLRNIVGGGLALAITYAIGLLVGTVVG from the coding sequence ATGGCCATGTCGCATCCCGCCGAGCCGCATACCGGCTCCGTCTCCTCGAAGCTGAACTGGCTGCGAGCCGGGGTGCTCGGTGCCAACGACGGAATCGTTTCCACCGCAGGCATCGTCGTCGGTGTCGCCGCGGCGACGGTGGAACGCGGCCCCATCCTGATGGCCGGTATCGCGGGGCTGGCGGCCGGCGCGGTTTCGATGGCGCTGGGCGAATACGTGTCGGTGAGCACGCAGCGTGACACCGAACGGGCCCTGTTGACCAAGGAGCGCAGCGAGCTGCGCGACGACCCGGCGGCCGAGCTGGAGGAACTCAAGCAGATCTATGCGGCGAAGGGCCTATCCGAGTCGACAGCCCAGGCGGTCGCGACCGAACTCACCGCGCACGATGCGTTCGCGGCCCACGTCGAAGCCGAACTCGGGATCGACCCGGACGATCTCACCAACCCCTGGCAAGCCGCCTTCTCCTCGGCGGCCGCCTTCATCACCGGGGCTCTGCTGCCGCTGCTGGCGATCCTGTTGCCCCCACCCAGCGCGCGGATCCCGGTCACCGTGGTCGCTGTCCTGGTGGCCCTCGCGATCACCGGCTCGGTGTCGGCACGCCTCGGCGGTGCGCCGCGGGGTCGAGCCGTTCTTCGCAACATCGTCGGCGGCGGTCTGGCCCTGGCCATCACCTACGCCATCGGGCTTCTCGTCGGAACGGTGGTGGGCTGA
- a CDS encoding STAS domain-containing protein — MSPDPATCTIAERQIGAVTVLAVTGTVDMITSPQLEAALTAIMAKAPQAVIVDLSAVDFLASTGMGVLVAAHDALPAGTRLAVVADGPATARPLDLIGFAGVLGVVPTLDAALSAVTA, encoded by the coding sequence ATGAGCCCAGATCCAGCCACCTGCACCATCGCCGAACGCCAGATCGGTGCCGTCACCGTGCTGGCCGTGACCGGGACCGTCGACATGATCACCTCCCCGCAGCTGGAAGCCGCCCTGACAGCGATCATGGCGAAGGCCCCGCAAGCCGTCATCGTCGATCTGAGCGCCGTCGACTTCCTGGCCTCCACGGGCATGGGCGTGCTGGTCGCCGCGCATGACGCCCTGCCCGCCGGCACCCGGTTGGCGGTTGTCGCCGACGGGCCGGCCACCGCCCGCCCGCTCGATCTGATCGGCTTCGCGGGCGTCCTGGGCGTGGTGCCGACGTTGGATGCGGCCCTGAGCGCGGTCACGGCGTAA
- a CDS encoding nitroreductase family protein — MTGTELKARVLCDAVEMACRAPSLYNSQPWRWVAEGSSTLHLYADIGRALTNIDPLGREVYLSCGAALDHLVVALSASGWEAEVQRFPNPDVPLHLATIRVRPVAGEVSPRACARAEAILARRTDLNHFRAPAAWPDLEVRLRQTVIPYHVMFDTVLTVDRPQLAEMSRLTAEIRHNDHTFGSELAWWSPDGDRSEVVVLSTSHEDSHHDLLRCGEALSAVLLECTLAGHASCTLSHMTELAQPRELLRALIGQRGTPQLLIRVGRAGAEVDGASMSSSSWPVTLSPRKPLSHVMEFRPEGHPPP; from the coding sequence ATGACCGGAACCGAACTCAAGGCACGGGTCCTGTGCGACGCGGTGGAGATGGCCTGCCGCGCACCGTCGCTCTACAACAGTCAGCCCTGGCGCTGGGTGGCCGAAGGATCTTCGACGCTTCACCTCTACGCCGACATCGGTCGAGCGCTGACCAACATCGATCCGCTCGGACGCGAGGTGTATCTGAGCTGTGGTGCTGCCCTGGATCATCTGGTGGTCGCGTTGTCGGCTTCGGGCTGGGAAGCCGAGGTTCAGCGATTTCCGAACCCGGATGTCCCGCTGCACCTGGCCACCATCCGCGTTCGCCCGGTGGCCGGTGAGGTATCGCCCCGGGCTTGTGCGCGTGCCGAGGCGATCTTGGCGCGCCGCACCGATCTGAACCACTTCCGCGCGCCGGCGGCCTGGCCGGACCTGGAGGTGAGGCTGCGCCAGACGGTCATTCCCTACCACGTCATGTTCGACACGGTGTTGACCGTCGACCGGCCTCAGCTGGCCGAAATGTCCAGGCTCACTGCGGAGATCCGGCACAACGACCACACCTTTGGGTCCGAGTTGGCCTGGTGGAGTCCGGATGGCGACCGCTCCGAGGTCGTGGTGCTGTCCACCTCCCACGAGGATTCCCACCACGACCTGCTGCGGTGTGGGGAGGCGCTCTCGGCCGTTCTGCTCGAGTGCACGCTGGCGGGCCATGCTTCCTGCACGCTCTCCCACATGACCGAGCTCGCTCAGCCCAGGGAACTGCTGCGTGCCTTGATCGGCCAGCGCGGCACCCCGCAACTCCTCATCAGGGTGGGTCGAGCCGGGGCGGAAGTTGATGGTGCATCGATGAGTTCGTCGTCCTGGCCCGTCACCCTGTCGCCGCGCAAGCCTCTTTCACATGTGATGGAGTTTCGGCCAGAAGGACACCCACCACCATGA
- a CDS encoding enoyl-CoA hydratase, translating into MTRADHDVVTYEVNGSVAVVTMNRPQYRNAQNSVMTYALDAAFQRAVEDDTVSVIVLAGSGEHFSAGHDIGTPERDHHVSYDNKAALWWDHVDKRGGDQRYAREMEVYLGMCRRWREIPKPMVAMVQGACIAGGLMLAWVCDLIVAADDAFFADPVVRMGIPGVEYFAHPWVLGPRFAKEILFTAERFTAARAYEVGMVNRVVSREALETATLELAERIAQMPAFGLALTKRAVNACEDQMGLRNGMESVFGLHHFAHAHNAETGSGSLGGMDVKVMAARNVTSG; encoded by the coding sequence GTGACGAGAGCTGACCACGACGTGGTGACGTATGAAGTCAACGGCAGCGTTGCCGTGGTGACGATGAACCGGCCCCAATACCGCAACGCGCAGAACTCGGTCATGACATACGCGTTGGACGCGGCGTTCCAGCGCGCGGTCGAAGACGACACCGTCAGCGTCATCGTGCTCGCCGGCAGTGGTGAGCACTTCAGCGCCGGCCACGATATCGGAACCCCGGAACGCGACCATCACGTGTCGTACGACAACAAGGCGGCATTGTGGTGGGACCACGTCGACAAGCGCGGTGGTGACCAGCGTTATGCGCGCGAGATGGAGGTGTACCTCGGCATGTGCCGGCGGTGGCGCGAGATCCCCAAGCCGATGGTGGCCATGGTGCAGGGCGCGTGCATCGCAGGCGGATTGATGCTGGCCTGGGTGTGCGACCTCATCGTCGCAGCCGACGATGCATTCTTCGCTGATCCGGTGGTGCGCATGGGGATTCCCGGGGTCGAGTACTTCGCGCACCCGTGGGTGCTCGGCCCGCGGTTCGCCAAGGAGATCCTGTTCACCGCAGAGCGTTTCACCGCCGCGCGTGCGTATGAGGTCGGGATGGTCAACCGGGTGGTGTCCCGCGAAGCGCTGGAGACGGCAACGCTCGAACTCGCCGAACGGATCGCGCAGATGCCGGCGTTCGGCCTGGCGCTGACCAAGAGGGCCGTCAATGCGTGCGAAGACCAGATGGGCCTGCGCAACGGTATGGAGAGTGTCTTCGGCCTGCACCACTTCGCACACGCCCACAACGCAGAGACGGGATCCGGATCGCTGGGCGGAATGGACGTCAAGGTGATGGCCGCCCGCAACGTCACATCAGGGTGA
- a CDS encoding TetR family transcriptional regulator, whose amino-acid sequence MRRGEQARTAILNAAEELIAARGAQVPLRDIALAAGQRNNSAVNYYFSNRQELIDAVVRRRLEPMERERRLMLDAIGPTADVHALLRVLVLPLTTVESDCYATFLRASAVYLPTDTDGAPNSAWGEVLDRLARAVPTTDSSARRRRIAALGTTMFALLAERERSADSVGSVDEIVTMLAALLTAPASDPVATAAIVG is encoded by the coding sequence ATGAGGCGAGGTGAGCAAGCCCGGACCGCGATCTTGAATGCGGCCGAAGAACTGATCGCCGCGCGCGGCGCCCAGGTGCCGCTGCGCGATATCGCACTCGCCGCCGGCCAGCGCAACAACTCCGCGGTCAACTACTACTTCAGCAACCGGCAGGAGTTGATCGATGCCGTGGTGCGGCGCCGGCTCGAGCCGATGGAGCGCGAACGACGGCTCATGCTCGACGCGATCGGCCCCACCGCCGATGTCCACGCCCTGCTGCGCGTGCTGGTGCTCCCCCTGACGACCGTCGAGAGCGATTGTTACGCAACATTCCTCCGGGCCTCGGCGGTGTACTTGCCTACCGATACCGACGGGGCGCCAAACTCGGCCTGGGGTGAGGTGCTGGACCGCCTGGCCCGCGCGGTGCCGACCACAGACTCCTCGGCGCGGCGCCGCCGCATCGCGGCCCTCGGCACCACGATGTTCGCCCTGCTCGCCGAACGTGAGCGGTCGGCGGACTCGGTTGGCTCCGTCGACGAGATCGTCACCATGCTCGCCGCGCTGCTGACCGCACCGGCATCCGACCCCGTGGCGACCGCGGCTATCGTCGGCTGA
- a CDS encoding universal stress protein gives MSTSVTKPIIVGIDGSAQAENAARWAVGEALRQNTALRLVYVIRTDLTGPLSADEYRQRVDGAKDALESARRVIDQHDAGVTVQSSIAEGSPSGVLLAESSDAAMICVGSSGMGRVARSVLGSTAATLAELAACPVGIIRRDEGSPADEAQPWVIVPVDSRTDDDSAVVAAASAEARYRDWPVLAVGVALHGHAAPPEKALDDLVSDWKHRFPALRIYPISTISASTGIAQFLHANPDIGGVVVVEGVRSSDIASIMGGTTHADRAELAVLVARQNVPQQSVAAALPRMI, from the coding sequence ATGTCAACGTCCGTGACCAAGCCGATCATCGTCGGTATCGACGGATCCGCACAGGCCGAGAATGCGGCCCGTTGGGCGGTCGGTGAGGCGCTACGCCAGAACACCGCACTTCGCCTGGTCTATGTGATCCGCACCGATCTGACGGGCCCGCTGTCGGCCGACGAGTACCGGCAGAGAGTGGACGGCGCCAAGGATGCGTTGGAATCGGCGCGACGTGTCATCGATCAACACGACGCGGGTGTGACGGTGCAGTCGTCCATCGCAGAAGGCTCACCGTCCGGCGTGCTACTCGCCGAATCCAGCGACGCGGCGATGATCTGCGTCGGATCGTCCGGCATGGGCAGAGTGGCCCGGTCGGTGCTGGGTTCGACGGCGGCAACGCTCGCCGAACTGGCGGCCTGCCCGGTGGGGATCATCCGCCGTGACGAGGGCTCGCCCGCCGACGAGGCGCAGCCGTGGGTCATCGTGCCGGTGGATAGCCGAACGGATGACGATTCGGCTGTCGTCGCCGCTGCGTCGGCCGAGGCACGGTACCGGGATTGGCCGGTGTTGGCGGTCGGTGTGGCGCTCCATGGGCACGCTGCGCCACCTGAGAAGGCGCTGGACGACCTGGTGTCGGACTGGAAGCACCGATTCCCTGCGTTGCGCATCTACCCGATTTCCACGATTTCCGCGAGCACCGGCATTGCTCAGTTCCTCCATGCCAACCCGGATATCGGTGGCGTCGTGGTGGTCGAGGGTGTGCGGTCATCAGATATCGCATCGATCATGGGTGGCACCACGCACGCCGATCGCGCCGAGTTGGCGGTGCTGGTGGCACGCCAGAACGTGCCCCAGCAGTCGGTCGCTGCGGCTCTACCGCGGATGATCTGA
- a CDS encoding Crp/Fnr family transcriptional regulator, whose protein sequence is MPRATWESVVMRSWLFDGQGTEMATHLADICGTAFHLADFPSGHRLFGQGEPGDRVYVIISGLVKMSCTVAHGSEVVRDVKGPGDVVGELSIFDPGPRGESATCQTLVRTGWLTGSSLRRLAHRHPDLTQRWLQALSRQVQERESEIADVVAADVATRVARQIVGLADRFGQHVDPTVHVYHSLTRHEFAQLAGARREAVSQALAKFVERGWLVTTPGGFDVYDLDALRRRAQGAFPDVRRRCPA, encoded by the coding sequence ATGCCGCGGGCGACGTGGGAGTCCGTCGTCATGCGCAGCTGGCTGTTCGACGGGCAGGGCACCGAGATGGCAACGCATCTCGCCGATATATGCGGTACCGCCTTTCACCTCGCGGACTTCCCTTCCGGTCATCGGCTGTTCGGTCAGGGTGAGCCCGGCGATCGGGTGTACGTGATCATCTCGGGCCTGGTCAAGATGTCCTGCACGGTGGCACACGGCAGCGAGGTGGTCCGCGACGTGAAGGGCCCCGGCGATGTTGTCGGAGAACTGTCGATATTCGACCCCGGCCCGCGGGGCGAGAGCGCGACGTGCCAAACGCTGGTACGGACGGGATGGCTGACCGGCTCGTCGCTACGGCGGTTGGCGCACCGGCATCCCGATCTCACCCAGCGGTGGTTACAGGCGCTCTCTCGTCAAGTGCAAGAACGCGAGTCCGAGATCGCCGACGTGGTCGCCGCCGACGTTGCGACCCGGGTTGCGCGGCAGATCGTCGGTCTCGCCGACCGATTCGGCCAGCACGTCGACCCGACCGTGCATGTGTATCACTCGCTCACCAGGCACGAGTTCGCCCAACTTGCCGGTGCCCGGCGCGAGGCCGTGAGCCAGGCGCTCGCCAAGTTCGTCGAGCGCGGTTGGCTCGTCACGACACCTGGCGGCTTCGACGTGTACGACTTGGACGCCCTGCGCCGCAGGGCACAAGGCGCCTTTCCGGATGTCCGGAGGAGGTGCCCGGCATGA